AAGTAAAAAGGGAGGAGACCTCAATGAATTATATCGTTATTTCACCATATTACCCACAAAACTTCCAACAATTTACAATCGAACTAGCTAATAAAGGGATCACTGTTTTAGGAATTGGTCAAGAGCCATATGAACAGTTAGATGACCCTTTGCGCAACAGCTTAACAGAATATTTCCGTGTTGAAAATTTGGAAAATCTGGATGAAGTGAAGCGTGCGGTAGCCTTTCTCTTTTACAAACATGGTCCAATCGATCGTATCGAATCCCACAATGAGTACTGGTTGGAATTGGATGCGGCGCTTCGGGAGCAATTCAATGTCTTTGGTGCCAAACCAAAAGATTTGAAGAAAACCAAGTTCAAATCTGAAATGAAGAAACTCTTTAAGAAAGCTGGAGTCCCAGTCGTTCCGGGTGCTGTGGTTAAAACAGAAAAAGACATTGATAAAGCTGTGAAGAAGATTGGGTTGCCTTTGATTGCTAAGCCTGACAATGGGGTAGGAGCAGCAGCGACCTTCAAGATCGAAACGCCAGAAGATGTGGACCATTTCAAGGCAGAATGGGATGGCCATACCGAGTACTTCTTTGAGAAATTTGTCACTTCTAGTGAGATTTGTACCTTTGATGGTCTGGATGATCGTGATGGCAACATTGTCTTCTCCACTACATTTGACTATGCTTATACGCCACTCGATTTGATGCTCTACAAGATGGACAACTCTTATTATGTCCTCAAAGAGATGGATCCAAAATTGCGTCAATACGGGGAAGCGATTGTCAAAGCCTTTGGCATGAAGGAACGTTTCTTCCACATTGAGTTCTTCCGCGATGGGGATGACTATATTGCGATCGAGTACAATAATCGCCCTGCAGGTGGCTTTACCATCGATGTCTACAACTACGCTCACTCGATTGATTTGTACCGTGGCTATGCTGCCATCGTAGCAGGAGAACCTTTTCCAGCTTCTGAGTTTGAGCCCCTTTATTGCTTGGCAACTTCTCGTCGTGCCAATGCAGCCTATGTTCTGTCAGAAGAAGAAGTTTTGGCTAAATACCATGATCAATTCCGTGTCAAGAAAGACATGCCAGCGGCCTTTGCGGAACTTCAGGGAGATTACCTCTATATGCTTACAACACCTAGTCGTGAAGAATTGGAACAAATGATTCATGACTTTGGCCAACGCCAATCATAAGATGACGACCGGTAGGATAGGATCCTATCGGTTTTTTATGTGACTATTGAATGAGATGGAAAAATCTAGAAGTTTGTGAAAAAACTAAATATTTCCTTTTGAAAGCTTATAGTTTCCATAATTATAGTGTTTAGGATTGTGAATTTTTCTGAGCATTATTTTTGACTGAGCTTTCATTTTTGGCTAGAATGAAAGTGAATGAATAAATGCTAAGAAAGGCGAAATGATGGCAACATTAGACAAAAGTCTCTTATTGGAAATGTTCCGTAAAATGGAAGAAATCCGTCGCATGGACTTAAAAATTGCACAGTTAGTAAAAAAAGGGAAAGTGCCAGGAATGACGCACTTTTCTGTTGGGGAAGAAGCGGCTAACGTCGGAGCGATGTTGGCTTTGAACGATGATGATTTGCTGACATCAAACCACCGTGGACACGGACAAGCCATTGCTAAAGGAATCGATTTGAATGGCATGATGGCAGAAATCCTAGGGAAATATACTGGTACTTGTAAAGGGAAAGGTGGCTCTATGCATATCGCTGACTTGGATGCCGGAAACCTTGGCGCTAACGGTATCGTTGGTGGTGGTATGGGAATTGCAGTAGGTGCTGCCCTTACACAACAAATGAAAAAGACTGGTAAGATTGTCGTCTGCTTCTTTGGCGATGGTGCAACCAACGAAGGTGTCTTCCACGAAGCGGTCAATATGGCTTCCATCTGGAATCTCCCAGTAATTTTCTACTGTATCAATAACGGTTATGGAATCTCTGCTGACATCAAGAAAATGACCAATATCCAGCATATCCACGAACGTAGTGCTGCTTACGGCATTCCTGGAATGTTTATTCCTGATGGAAACAACGTTATCGATGTCTATGAAGGATTCCAAAAAGCTGTTGAACACGTCCGCTCTGGTAAAGGACCTGTCTTGATTGAAAGTGTCACCTATCGTTGGCTTGGTCACTCTTCATCTGACCCTGGTAAATACCGGACCCGTGAAGAAGTAGAAGAGTGGAAGAAGAAAGATCCAATCGAAAACCTTCGCAAGTATCTCCTTGAAAATGAGATTGCGAGCGCAGAAGAATTGGATCAGATCCAAGAAGAAGTAAAAGAAGCAGTTGAAGCTTCAGTGAAATTTGCGGAAGAAAGCCCATTCCCTCCACTCGAATCAGCTTTCGAAGATATTTACGCAGACTAAGGGGGAGTAGAGAATTATGGAAACTAAATTAATGTCTTTCCGCGATACCATTATCCTTGCTATGTCTGAGGAAATGCGTCGCGACGAAAATGTATTGTTGATGGGGGAAGATGTCGGAGTTTTCGGTGGAGACTTCGGAACTTCAGTAGGAATGCTTGAGGAATTCGGTCCAGAACGTGTCCGTGACTGTCCTATTTCAGAAGCGGCTATTTCTGGTGCAGCAGCTGGTGCTGCTATGACAGGGCTACGTCCAATCGTTGATATGACCTTCATG
The DNA window shown above is from Streptococcus sp. S1 and carries:
- a CDS encoding ATP-grasp domain-containing protein; protein product: MNYIVISPYYPQNFQQFTIELANKGITVLGIGQEPYEQLDDPLRNSLTEYFRVENLENLDEVKRAVAFLFYKHGPIDRIESHNEYWLELDAALREQFNVFGAKPKDLKKTKFKSEMKKLFKKAGVPVVPGAVVKTEKDIDKAVKKIGLPLIAKPDNGVGAAATFKIETPEDVDHFKAEWDGHTEYFFEKFVTSSEICTFDGLDDRDGNIVFSTTFDYAYTPLDLMLYKMDNSYYVLKEMDPKLRQYGEAIVKAFGMKERFFHIEFFRDGDDYIAIEYNNRPAGGFTIDVYNYAHSIDLYRGYAAIVAGEPFPASEFEPLYCLATSRRANAAYVLSEEEVLAKYHDQFRVKKDMPAAFAELQGDYLYMLTTPSREELEQMIHDFGQRQS
- a CDS encoding thiamine pyrophosphate-dependent dehydrogenase E1 component subunit alpha, which encodes MATLDKSLLLEMFRKMEEIRRMDLKIAQLVKKGKVPGMTHFSVGEEAANVGAMLALNDDDLLTSNHRGHGQAIAKGIDLNGMMAEILGKYTGTCKGKGGSMHIADLDAGNLGANGIVGGGMGIAVGAALTQQMKKTGKIVVCFFGDGATNEGVFHEAVNMASIWNLPVIFYCINNGYGISADIKKMTNIQHIHERSAAYGIPGMFIPDGNNVIDVYEGFQKAVEHVRSGKGPVLIESVTYRWLGHSSSDPGKYRTREEVEEWKKKDPIENLRKYLLENEIASAEELDQIQEEVKEAVEASVKFAEESPFPPLESAFEDIYAD